The sequence below is a genomic window from Candidatus Terasakiella magnetica.
ATCATCAAATCGCTGTGGTGAACCCGGATGAGGGACGCGCGTATGTGGGCTGTATTGAAGAGCGTGAAGTGATGAATGCCTATAACGAGGAACTGCTGAAAAAACGCAAGCAGGAACATGGCGGCTAATTCGTCTTAAAAAAACAATTGTTCTCTCTTTGTTTCTTTGAAATCTGGTGTTATAACCAGACGTATGAACGATCCATTTGAATTTAATGATGAGCATTTAGAGCCTGCGGAACCCAATGTTCCCCAAGGCCTACCGCCTTATGTGAGCGCCCTAAACCCAGAACAGCGTATGGCTGTTGAGGTGACAGACGGCCCTGTCTTGGTCTTGGCTGGTGCAGGAACGGGGAAAACCCGTGTTCTCACCACACGCTTGGCCCATATCATGGATTGCGGCTTGGCCTATGCGGGCGAGATCATGGCAGTGACCTTTACCAACAAGGCCGCCATGGAAATGAAGGAACGGGTTGGTAGTATCTTGGGTCGCCCGGTTGAAGGCTGGTGGCTGGGCACGTTTCATGCGCTGGCGGCACGCATGGTGCGCGCCAATGCCGAAGTTGTCGGGCTGACCTCAAACTTCACTATCATTGATACGGATGACCAGATCAGGCTGTTAAAGCGGATCATGGAAGCCGAAGGTGTCGATGAAAAGAAAAATCCGGCGCGCAACCTCATGGGGGTGATCCAACGTTGGAAAGATCGCGGCCTGACACCGGATAAAGTCTCCCCAAGTGAAGGCGCTGCGTTTGCAGATGGACATGCTGCGCGGATTTATAAAATTTATCAGGAACGTTTACAGCTGAATAACGCCTGCGATTTTGGTGATCTATTGCTTCATGTACTCACCATCTTTTCCGAGCAGCCACAAATTTTAGAACAGTATCAGCGCCGTTTTCGCTATATTTTGGTGGATGAATATCAAGATACCAACGTGTCACAATATCTCTGGCTGCGCCTACTTGCCAAGCAACATAAAAACATCTGTTGTGTGGGCGATGATGATCAGTCGATCTATAGCTGGCGTGGGGCTGAAGTCACCAATATCCTGAAATTTGAAAAAGACTTCCCCGGTGCTAAAGTTATCCGGTTAGAGCGTAATTACCGTTCAACTGAACATATCCTTGGGGCGGCCTCGGGCCTGATTTCTTATAACGAAGATCGTTTGGGCAAGACGCTTCATCCCCAGCTTAAAGATGAAGACCCTATCAAGGTGCGGGTGGAAAGCCTGTGGGATGGAGAGTCTGAAGCACGCTTTGTTGGTGATGAAATAGAAGCTTTGCAACGCAAGGGCCAAAGCCTGAATGAAATTGCCATTTTGGTGCGCGCAGGTTTTCAAACCCGCGAGTTTGAAGAGCGCATGATCACCCTTGGCCTGCCTTATAAAGTTGTTGGGGGCTTGCGTTTTTATGAGCGTGAAGAAATCCGCGATGCGCTGGCCTATTTGCGTGTGGTTAATCAGCCCAATGACAGTTTGGCTTTGGAGCGCATTATTAATAAGCCCGCACGGGGTTTTGGGGCAAAGACCAAGGGCTTACAAACCCTGATGGAATATGCCCGTATCAATCAGGTGTCACTTTATTCAGCCGCGGTCACCTTGGTGGAAACTGATGAGTTAAGTGCGAAGGCCCGTTCAGGTTTGCGTGAGCTTC
It includes:
- a CDS encoding ATP-dependent helicase, which gives rise to MNDPFEFNDEHLEPAEPNVPQGLPPYVSALNPEQRMAVEVTDGPVLVLAGAGTGKTRVLTTRLAHIMDCGLAYAGEIMAVTFTNKAAMEMKERVGSILGRPVEGWWLGTFHALAARMVRANAEVVGLTSNFTIIDTDDQIRLLKRIMEAEGVDEKKNPARNLMGVIQRWKDRGLTPDKVSPSEGAAFADGHAARIYKIYQERLQLNNACDFGDLLLHVLTIFSEQPQILEQYQRRFRYILVDEYQDTNVSQYLWLRLLAKQHKNICCVGDDDQSIYSWRGAEVTNILKFEKDFPGAKVIRLERNYRSTEHILGAASGLISYNEDRLGKTLHPQLKDEDPIKVRVESLWDGESEARFVGDEIEALQRKGQSLNEIAILVRAGFQTREFEERMITLGLPYKVVGGLRFYEREEIRDALAYLRVVNQPNDSLALERIINKPARGFGAKTKGLQTLMEYARINQVSLYSAAVTLVETDELSAKARSGLRELLMEFDTWRKLKDGLDVDELVGQVLDESGYMDWRVQESKKGKDVKAQGRVDNLKELVSGLKEFESLDEFLEHVSLVMEVQEKGDDAKVTIMTLHAAKGLEFDNVFLPGWEEGTFPNQRALDESGNSALEEERRLGYVGITRARKRSIISYALRRRIFGQYNDMLPSRFVDELPDQHIETGGETGTPSGEYGGGNYGFGGFNDRNQQRFTYRGERESRKEKLITIDAYDVSVSDAPDGGFRKGDHVRHGKFGTGVVLNVDGNKLDIAFAKGGRKKVIDSFVEKV